The following are from one region of the Siniperca chuatsi isolate FFG_IHB_CAS linkage group LG13, ASM2008510v1, whole genome shotgun sequence genome:
- the slc35a3b gene encoding solute carrier family 35 member A3b isoform X2, with the protein MVVSSSHSLRLKYMSLGVLVLQTTSLVLTMRYSRTLKEDGPRYLASSAVVSAEVLKILTCTLLVFIENNFSVRAMNQLLKEEIVNKPMDTMKLAIPAGIYTLQNNLLYVALSNLDAATYQITYQLKILTTALFSVSMLGKRLTFYQLLSLLFLMAGVTLVQWPTESEVDSEQKILSAGSQFVGMMAVLMACVSSGFAGVYFEKILKETKQSVWVRNIQLGLFGFVFGFIGTIVYDGQRVRQSGMFQGYNSITCTVVVLQALGGLVIAVVIKYADNILKGFATSLSIIVSTFISYFLLEDFNPTSVFFLGAVLVIAATFLYSYERRPASSSTIKV; encoded by the exons ATGGTCGTGTCCTCGTCCCACTCCTTGAGGCTGAAGTATATGTCTCTGGGGGTGCTGGTGTTGCAGACTACCTCGCTGGTGCTCACCATGCGCTACTCCCGCACCCTGAAGGAAGACGGCCCCCGCTACCTAGCCTCGTCCGCCGTGGTGTCGGCCGAGGTGCTCAAGATCCTCACCTGCACCCTCCTCGTCTTCATTGAGAACA aTTTCAGTGTGCGGGCAATGAACCAGCTGCTGAAGGAAGAGATTGTAAACAAGCCCATGGATACCATGAAGTTGGCCATTCCTGCAGGGATCTACACGCTGCAGAACAATCTGCTCTATGTTGCCTTATCCAACCTAGATGCAGCCACCTATCAG ATCACGTACCAGTTGAAGATTCTCACCAcagctctgttttctgtctccatgCTGGGGAAGAGGTTGACCTTCTACCAGTTGCTCTCGCTGCTCTTCCTCATGGCTGGAGTCACTCTAGTGCAG TGGCCCACAGAGTCGGAAGTTGACTCTGAGCAGAAGATCCTGTCGGCAGGGTCCCAGTTTGTGGGAATGATGGCTGTGCTGATGGCCTGTGTGTCCAGTGGTTTCGCTGGAGTTTACTTTGAGAAAATCCTCAAGGAGACTAAACAGAGTGTGTGGGTCCGTAACATACAGCTGG GTTTGTTCGGCTTTGTGTTTGGCTTCATAGGAACGATAGTGTATGACGGCCAGAGAGTGAGACAGTCGGGAATGTTTCAGGGCTACAACTCTATCACCTGCACAGTTGTTGTCTTACAG GCTCTGGGCGGGTTGGTCATAGCAGTGGTCATCAAATATGCAGACAACATCCTCAAAGGATTTGCTACCTCTCTGTCCATCATCGTGTCcacattcatttcatatttccTGTTGGAGGACTTTAACCCTACTAG TGTATTTTTCCTAGGGGCAGTGCTGGTTATTGCTGCCACATTTCTTTACAGCTACGAGCGCAGGCCTGCAAGTAGCAGCACCATCAAAGTTTAA
- the slc35a3b gene encoding solute carrier family 35 member A3b isoform X1 yields the protein MLSTCKALFLCSSSLHFINRFPSRRILAISPNFFVSSLDNAIGLIFSCSSSLLNRPSVSADSDTESSTMVVSSSHSLRLKYMSLGVLVLQTTSLVLTMRYSRTLKEDGPRYLASSAVVSAEVLKILTCTLLVFIENNFSVRAMNQLLKEEIVNKPMDTMKLAIPAGIYTLQNNLLYVALSNLDAATYQITYQLKILTTALFSVSMLGKRLTFYQLLSLLFLMAGVTLVQWPTESEVDSEQKILSAGSQFVGMMAVLMACVSSGFAGVYFEKILKETKQSVWVRNIQLGLFGFVFGFIGTIVYDGQRVRQSGMFQGYNSITCTVVVLQALGGLVIAVVIKYADNILKGFATSLSIIVSTFISYFLLEDFNPTSVFFLGAVLVIAATFLYSYERRPASSSTIKV from the exons ATGCTTTCAACCTGCAaagctttatttctctgttcttcATCTCTACATTTTATCAACAGGTTCCCATCTCGAAGAATCTTGGCCATTTCTCCTAACTTCTTTGTCAGCTCCCTAGATAACGCTATTGGGCTTATATTCAGCTGCTCATCTTCCCTCCTGAAT AGGCCTTCGGTGTCTGCTGACTCGGACACAGAGTCCTCCACAATGGTCGTGTCCTCGTCCCACTCCTTGAGGCTGAAGTATATGTCTCTGGGGGTGCTGGTGTTGCAGACTACCTCGCTGGTGCTCACCATGCGCTACTCCCGCACCCTGAAGGAAGACGGCCCCCGCTACCTAGCCTCGTCCGCCGTGGTGTCGGCCGAGGTGCTCAAGATCCTCACCTGCACCCTCCTCGTCTTCATTGAGAACA aTTTCAGTGTGCGGGCAATGAACCAGCTGCTGAAGGAAGAGATTGTAAACAAGCCCATGGATACCATGAAGTTGGCCATTCCTGCAGGGATCTACACGCTGCAGAACAATCTGCTCTATGTTGCCTTATCCAACCTAGATGCAGCCACCTATCAG ATCACGTACCAGTTGAAGATTCTCACCAcagctctgttttctgtctccatgCTGGGGAAGAGGTTGACCTTCTACCAGTTGCTCTCGCTGCTCTTCCTCATGGCTGGAGTCACTCTAGTGCAG TGGCCCACAGAGTCGGAAGTTGACTCTGAGCAGAAGATCCTGTCGGCAGGGTCCCAGTTTGTGGGAATGATGGCTGTGCTGATGGCCTGTGTGTCCAGTGGTTTCGCTGGAGTTTACTTTGAGAAAATCCTCAAGGAGACTAAACAGAGTGTGTGGGTCCGTAACATACAGCTGG GTTTGTTCGGCTTTGTGTTTGGCTTCATAGGAACGATAGTGTATGACGGCCAGAGAGTGAGACAGTCGGGAATGTTTCAGGGCTACAACTCTATCACCTGCACAGTTGTTGTCTTACAG GCTCTGGGCGGGTTGGTCATAGCAGTGGTCATCAAATATGCAGACAACATCCTCAAAGGATTTGCTACCTCTCTGTCCATCATCGTGTCcacattcatttcatatttccTGTTGGAGGACTTTAACCCTACTAG TGTATTTTTCCTAGGGGCAGTGCTGGTTATTGCTGCCACATTTCTTTACAGCTACGAGCGCAGGCCTGCAAGTAGCAGCACCATCAAAGTTTAA